A region of Hydrogenimonas cancrithermarum DNA encodes the following proteins:
- a CDS encoding multiheme c-type cytochrome: MLRLTFLLIAALDLFATQGFVSSNVCKKCHPIISKEYSASMHKNASIHNDPVHRAVWEKHPLKKSGKYVCASCHTPTDTKIMQALKSKKSALPEENAIQKNEPIGCAYCHRIKDIEIHAKANLNILNETPKFYYASKEGKSEKRVVKFHEESSFFGLSKKTAGSPFHTIDYGNENFSDGKMCLGCHDHKRNDKGFAICSMDIESSEKSTNNCISCHMPQVEGSYSTIAKSKTHAYHGFTGLHNRPDMLKSYITLKATAKEGKLSVTLKNGADHKLFAHPLRLAQLRIEIGRDGKTIRLEPVNFFTILGHNGKPAMPWSADSILKQNVIKAHEEKRIDMAFTPRKGDEVRVTLGYYIVNPKAAGKLGITQKDFTTFRTLVSKIFFF; this comes from the coding sequence ATGTTACGTTTGACCTTTCTGCTGATTGCGGCTCTCGATCTTTTCGCCACCCAGGGCTTCGTCAGTTCCAACGTCTGTAAAAAGTGCCACCCCATCATCTCCAAAGAGTACAGCGCTTCGATGCATAAAAACGCGTCGATCCACAACGATCCGGTCCACAGGGCGGTCTGGGAGAAACACCCGCTGAAAAAGAGCGGAAAGTACGTGTGCGCCTCCTGCCATACGCCAACCGATACGAAAATCATGCAAGCGCTCAAAAGCAAAAAATCCGCTCTGCCGGAAGAGAATGCCATACAGAAAAACGAACCGATCGGCTGTGCCTACTGCCACCGTATTAAAGATATCGAAATCCATGCGAAAGCGAATCTCAATATCCTTAACGAAACACCCAAGTTCTATTACGCTTCGAAAGAGGGCAAGAGCGAAAAGCGCGTCGTCAAGTTCCATGAGGAGAGCAGTTTTTTCGGTCTGAGCAAAAAGACCGCCGGCTCCCCTTTCCATACGATCGATTACGGCAATGAAAACTTTTCCGACGGCAAGATGTGCCTCGGCTGTCACGACCACAAACGCAACGACAAAGGTTTCGCCATCTGTTCGATGGATATCGAAAGCTCCGAAAAAAGTACAAACAACTGTATCAGCTGCCATATGCCACAGGTCGAAGGCTCCTACTCCACGATCGCCAAAAGCAAAACGCATGCCTACCACGGATTCACGGGGCTCCACAACCGGCCCGATATGCTTAAAAGCTACATTACGTTAAAAGCGACTGCGAAAGAGGGGAAACTCTCCGTTACGCTGAAAAACGGTGCCGATCACAAACTTTTCGCCCATCCGCTCCGCCTCGCACAACTGCGTATCGAGATCGGCCGCGATGGCAAAACGATTCGGCTGGAACCGGTCAACTTCTTCACGATACTCGGACATAACGGTAAACCGGCGATGCCATGGAGTGCGGATTCGATTCTGAAACAGAATGTGATCAAAGCGCATGAAGAGAAGCGAATCGACATGGCGTTCACTCCCCGAAAAGGCGACGAAGTACGCGTAACCCTCGGCTACTACATCGTCAATCCGAAAGCCGCCGGAAAACTGGGGATCACCCAAAAAGATTTCACGACATTCCGCACCCTTGTGTCAAAAATCTTCTTTTTCTAG